The Chryseobacterium glaciei DNA window ATTCCTGCTTGTCGGTACGGTAAACATCCACAACTTTAGCCTTTTTCCATGCTGCTTTGGATTCATGTTTACCCATCAGATCAGACTGGTTAAATAAAAGGTTCCTGTTTGCTGCCGAAAGTTTGTTGACCTTCAATGGTGGTGCTTCCATCTTATGTTTCCCGTTAGAAAGTGCTGTTATTTTAATTTTCGCGGTTGTTGTTGTATCAATGGTATTGAGCCGCTTTTGAACCTGCAGACTATCGTTCATAACAATAAATTGGTTCCTGTAGGTATAAGCATAGATCACGTGCTGGGTATTGCTAGAAATAAGTCTGCCGTCAACATCAAAAACGCCATCGATCTGTTTTTCGAGAACGGATGGGTAAAGCTCTACCTTTTGACGGTTAGCAAGATTAAGGCTGGCAAGGACAAATTGCATATTGTCCCTACTTTGCGTTCTTAATGCAAAACGCAAAGAATCTTGTACGACAATTTGAGAAAAATAGGCATCCCCGAAACTGATCGTTCTTGCAGAAGTGTCGCCTATCTTCCCACGGAATATAACAGGAACAGTGCCATCATAAAAGTAGTAATAAGGAGCTTTAACCTGCACGCGGATATTGCGATAGGTATGGTTGAAATTATCCGGTGTAACCTTCATTTTTTCAATGTGAACCAGTTGCGTGTCAACGTTGATCATGGTTTGTGGTAAGATTTTGCTCCCTAAATAAATACTATGGTCATCTCTACCTGCAAAATAATAGTTCTTATTATCAAGCCCCAGTGTCTTGTCTTCAATTACCGGATGTAATAGAAACCTCCTGGTAAAATTATTTTCCTTCTTAATAATATTCTCTGAGGATAAAAATAGCCCAATGATAACACCGGCAGATACAATACTGATGGATGCAGTTGAAATGATGGTTTTATATATCTTCTTT harbors:
- a CDS encoding DoxX family protein — translated: MKKFPQILPVIFAYCFALLFIYASISKILDFANFQVQLAQSPLLSAYAGFISYAVIVAELVIAVLLFIKSTRLAGLYLSLGIMVSFTVYIYLILNYSDFIPCSCGGILEKLGWTEHLIFNIVCVLTALAWICILERRDEKKIYKTIISTASISIVSAGVIIGLFLSSENIIKKENNFTRRFLLHPVIEDKTLGLDNKNYYFAGRDDHSIYLGSKILPQTMINVDTQLVHIEKMKVTPDNFNHTYRNIRVQVKAPYYYFYDGTVPVIFRGKIGDTSARTISFGDAYFSQIVVQDSLRFALRTQSRDNMQFVLASLNLANRQKVELYPSVLEKQIDGVFDVDGRLISSNTQHVIYAYTYRNQFIVMNDSLQVQKRLNTIDTTTTAKIKITALSNGKHKMEAPPLKVNKLSAANRNLLFNQSDLMGKHESKAAWKKAKVVDVYRTDKQEYIGSFYIYNREDQKITDLMATDKYLYVLRGNELIRYQFTKLIIDEYEKTGKAENLKQSRH